The following proteins come from a genomic window of Terriglobales bacterium:
- a CDS encoding carbon starvation CstA family protein translates to MSLLLLSVLVMAALVAGYTLYGGFIARQYRLDDAVATPATRLNDGVDFVPARPFYLLGQHFSAIAAAGPIVGPIAACLAFGWLPSILWITLGVIFIGAVHDFSALIASIRHGANSIAEIARQNLGRRAWLAFIAFIWIALLYVIVAFADVTASTFLGQTEELQGEFSFNAGGAVAAASTMYLLLALLMGVVQRKLSPPMWLLTVIFVPATLGVVWLGTKVSTVLVFDLHFWHLAILIYCFVASLLPMWLLQQPRGYLGGFVLYLVLGTGVVGVVFGGFQIQQPAIVHTPTGSVVERLLFPFLFVTIACGACSGFHGLVCGGTTSKQVARESHCKPIGYGAMLLEGLVALIALATVMIVLPADIAGRAPGKLYGDGIARFLAVLLGERWLTFAATFGAMAFSTFVFDTLDVATRLGRYLLQELAGGLGWGATSRSAGILAAASTAFVPLLILLSAPEGAWRQFWVLFGTSNQLLASLTLLGVSVWLYRSGRRTWYTVLPMLFVMTATVSALLVQMAEGAKEIADGGLRLHPSIVNGFVATALLVLAIIFVIEGLRTVRDVRRGRGVRALATEPSASD, encoded by the coding sequence ATGAGCCTTCTTCTGCTCTCCGTGCTGGTGATGGCGGCGCTGGTCGCCGGCTACACGCTGTACGGCGGCTTCATCGCGCGGCAGTATCGCCTGGATGACGCAGTCGCCACACCCGCCACGCGGCTCAACGACGGCGTGGACTTCGTCCCCGCGCGTCCCTTCTACCTGCTGGGACAGCATTTCAGCGCTATCGCCGCGGCCGGACCGATCGTCGGGCCCATCGCCGCCTGCCTGGCGTTCGGCTGGCTGCCCAGCATCCTGTGGATCACGCTGGGTGTCATCTTCATCGGCGCCGTGCACGATTTCTCCGCGCTCATTGCGTCCATCCGTCACGGCGCCAATTCCATCGCGGAGATCGCCCGCCAGAACCTGGGGCGCCGCGCCTGGCTGGCCTTCATTGCTTTCATCTGGATCGCGCTGCTGTACGTGATCGTCGCGTTCGCCGACGTTACCGCCTCTACCTTTCTCGGGCAGACCGAAGAACTCCAAGGAGAATTCTCCTTCAATGCCGGAGGCGCGGTCGCCGCGGCCAGCACCATGTACCTGCTGCTGGCGCTGCTGATGGGGGTGGTACAGCGCAAGCTCAGTCCGCCGATGTGGCTTCTAACAGTGATCTTCGTGCCCGCAACACTGGGCGTGGTCTGGCTGGGGACAAAGGTTTCCACCGTGTTGGTTTTCGACCTCCACTTCTGGCACCTTGCCATCCTCATCTATTGCTTCGTCGCATCACTGCTTCCCATGTGGCTGCTGCAGCAACCGCGCGGCTATCTGGGCGGCTTTGTGCTCTACCTGGTGCTGGGGACCGGAGTGGTGGGCGTCGTTTTCGGCGGATTCCAGATCCAGCAGCCTGCCATCGTGCATACGCCCACGGGCTCGGTGGTGGAGCGACTGCTGTTTCCCTTCCTCTTTGTCACCATCGCGTGCGGCGCCTGCTCCGGATTCCACGGCCTGGTGTGCGGGGGAACCACATCCAAGCAGGTGGCGCGCGAGAGCCATTGCAAGCCTATCGGCTACGGCGCGATGCTGCTCGAAGGGCTGGTGGCGCTGATCGCGCTGGCCACGGTGATGATCGTGCTGCCCGCCGACATCGCCGGGCGCGCGCCGGGCAAGCTCTACGGGGACGGCATCGCGCGTTTCCTGGCCGTGCTGCTGGGCGAACGCTGGCTGACATTTGCCGCCACTTTCGGCGCCATGGCCTTCTCCACCTTCGTCTTCGACACGCTGGACGTGGCCACACGTTTGGGCCGCTACCTGCTGCAGGAACTCGCCGGCGGACTGGGATGGGGAGCCACCAGCCGCAGTGCGGGCATCCTGGCCGCAGCTTCGACTGCATTCGTACCGCTGCTCATACTGCTTTCAGCGCCCGAGGGCGCGTGGCGGCAGTTCTGGGTGCTGTTCGGAACCTCCAACCAGTTGCTGGCATCCCTCACGCTGCTGGGCGTTTCGGTGTGGCTCTACCGCTCCGGCCGCCGCACCTGGTACACCGTGCTGCCCATGCTGTTCGTGATGACGGCAACCGTCAGCGCGTTGCTGGTGCAGATGGCGGAAGGCGCGAAGGAGATCGCAGACGGAGGTCTGCGGTTGCATCCCTCGATCGTCAATGGTTTTGTCGCGACTGCCTTACTGGTCCTGGCAATCATCTTCGTCATCGAAGGTCTGCGCACGGTTCGCGATGTGCGACGTGGCCGTGGTGTTCGAGCGCTCGCGACAGAACCCTCCGCGAGCGATTAG
- a CDS encoding alpha/beta hydrolase family protein, whose product MISPTADAASRVECATAPSRFLKASVRYCALLPPGYDADKTRRYPVLYFLHGLGDNEQSLVNGGGWNIIERMTEEKKLVEMIVVTPDGGRGFYINSRDGRTRYEDFFIREFVPAMDRKYRTVATRAGRGLSGVSMGGYGALRFAFQYPQLFGSVSAHSAAVMKDLPRGADAAPGIGGGRTSLLGTVFGSPLDHAFYQRQNPVTLARQSAGLRRLKIYFDCGTEDEYGFDAGAQALHEALESRRIPHEFHLYPGGHGWQYVARHFDASLTFHSQAFGRK is encoded by the coding sequence TTGATTTCTCCAACTGCCGACGCCGCTTCCCGCGTGGAATGCGCCACCGCGCCGAGCAGATTCCTGAAAGCTTCCGTCCGCTACTGCGCGCTTCTTCCCCCGGGCTATGACGCGGATAAGACCCGTCGCTATCCCGTGCTCTACTTCCTCCACGGCCTGGGCGACAACGAACAGTCTCTCGTCAACGGCGGCGGATGGAACATCATCGAGCGCATGACGGAGGAGAAGAAGCTCGTGGAGATGATTGTCGTGACCCCTGACGGTGGCCGCGGTTTCTACATCAATTCCCGCGACGGCCGCACCCGGTACGAGGATTTCTTTATCCGTGAGTTCGTGCCCGCCATGGACCGCAAGTACCGCACGGTCGCCACCCGCGCGGGACGCGGCTTGAGTGGTGTTTCGATGGGCGGATACGGCGCCTTGCGCTTCGCCTTCCAGTATCCGCAACTGTTCGGCTCGGTCAGCGCTCACAGCGCGGCCGTGATGAAAGACCTGCCCCGCGGCGCCGACGCTGCGCCCGGCATCGGCGGCGGGCGCACGTCACTCCTCGGAACCGTATTCGGCTCGCCGCTCGACCACGCCTTCTACCAGCGGCAGAATCCGGTGACACTGGCCCGGCAGTCAGCCGGCCTCCGGCGCCTCAAGATTTATTTCGACTGCGGCACTGAGGATGAGTACGGATTCGATGCCGGCGCGCAAGCCCTCCATGAAGCGCTCGAATCACGCCGCATCCCGCACGAGTTCCACCTCTATCCCGGCGGGCACGGATGGCAGTACGTCGCCCGCCACTTCGACGCTTCGCTGACGTTTCATTCGCAGGCGTTCGGAAGAAAGTAA